In Lathamus discolor isolate bLatDis1 chromosome 1, bLatDis1.hap1, whole genome shotgun sequence, the following are encoded in one genomic region:
- the CHRNA9 gene encoding neuronal acetylcholine receptor subunit alpha-9: MKRNSLSSFNVSLWLLFTAVILQAVESAKGKYAHMLFNELFEDYSNALRPVEDTDKVLNVTLQITLSQIKDMDERNQILSAYLWIRQSWYDAYLKWDKDKYDGLDSIRIPSNLVWRPDIVLYNKADDDFSEPVNTNVVLRYDGKITWDAPAITKSSCVVDVSYFPFDSQQCNLTFGSWTYNGNQVDIINSLDSGDLSDFVEDVEWEIHGMPAVKNVITYGCCSEPYPDVTFTLILKRKSSFYIFNLLLPCILISFLAPLGFYLPADSGEKVSLGVTVLLALTVFQLMVAEIMPPSENVPLIGKYYIATMTMITASTALTIIIMNLHHCGSEAKPVPQWARVVILDYMSKIFFVYDVGENCTSPRREKEEEQKLEGDEGYQSRHTELRSHIPIRNDDCDIKEKPNGNFNKSYGAHGDINVGETVNCCSCYKMLIKNIEYIANCIRDHKANRAKGIEWKKVAKVMDRFFMWIFFVMVFFMSVLIIGKAA; this comes from the exons atgaagagaaatagcCTGTCCTCCTTTAATGTGTCTTTGTGGTTGCTGTTCACAGCAGTGATACTTCAAG CTGTAGAATCAGCCAAAGGAAAATATGCTCACATGCTGTTTAATGAACTCTTTGAAGACTACTCAAATGCTCTAAGACCAGTGGAAGACACAGATAAAGTACTGAATGTCACTCTTCAGATCACATTATCCCAAATTAAGGACATG GATGAAAGGAACCAAATTTTGTCAGCTTACTTATGGATTCGACAAAGCTGGTATGATGCATACCTCAAATGGGACAAAGATAAATATGATGGACTGGATTCTATCAGGATTCCAAGCAATTTGGTTTGGAGACCAGATATTGTCTTATATAACAA aGCTGATGATGACTTTTCAGAGCCTGTGAACACTAACGTTGTGTTGAGATATGATGGAAAAATCACTTGGGATGCACCTGCTATCACAAAGAGCTCATGTGTAGTGGATGtatcttattttccttttgatagCCAACAGTGCAACCTTACATTTGGGTCCTGGACCTATAATGGTAATCAGGTAGACATCATCAATTCTCTTGATAGTGGTGACCTCTCTGACTTTGTAGAAGATGTGGAATGGGAGATTCATGGTATGCCAGCAGTTAAGAATGTCATCActtatggctgctgctctgagccttACCCAGATGTGACCTTCACACTGATTTTGAAAAGGAAGTCTTCTTTCTACATATTTAATTTGTTGCTTCCTTGCATTTTGATCTCTTTCCTGGCTCCACTGGGATTCTATCTCCCTGCAGACTCTGGGGAAAAAGTGTCTCTGGGTGTTACAGTTCTTCTTGCTCTGACTGTGTTCCAGCTGATGGTTGCAGAGATCATGCCTCCCTCTGAAAATGTACCTTTGATAG GAAAGTACTACATAGCAACTATGACCATGATAACAGCTTCCACTGCACTGACAATCATTATAATGAATCTCCATCACTGTGGTTCAGAAGCGAAGCCTGTTCCACAATGGGCCAGGGTGGTTATTTTGGACTACATGTCAAAAATCTTTTTTGTTTATGATGTGGGTGAAAATTGCACAAGTCCaagaagagagaaggaggaagaacagAAGTTAGAGGGGGATGAAGGGTATCAGAGCAGGCACACAGAGTTAAGGAGTCACATTCCCATCAGGAATGATGACTGTGATATCAAGGAGAAGCCCAATGGAAATTTCAATAAAAGCTATGGAGCTCATGGTGACATTAATGTTGGGGAGACTGTTAATTGCTGTTCTTGTTACAAAATGCTGATTAAAAATATTGAGTATATTGCTAATTGTATTCGCGACCATAAAGCAAACCGGGCCAAAGGAATTGAGTGGAAAAAGGTTGCAAAAGTGATGGACAGGTTTTTCATGTGGATTTTCTTTGTCATGGTGTTTTTTATGAGTGTGCTGATCATTGGAAAAGCAGCTTAA
- the LOC136007395 gene encoding uncharacterized protein LOC136007395 produces MQRARIEPPAAPSPFWSLVALLRQEPGMGWLPRGLGGSAGQQGPGGVETGSGEGADELSWAHRKNPLGPRPLEALLLLEDSRDRHLWHIYYKGLKNFLAFREGMALSAVWPIPVDQVKEFLVNMESQDLPPAKIIMYMEGLSFISRMVDHPDPLQDPVICHRISGLKHRTGPSSDQYSPVTIEVLRSLLGTLESVCSSPYECILFRAMFTVAFFGALCIEEMVANHRHRVQPELLYLSDLQLTAGSANLSLHTPYMGQQRNLIRLRFSKEMWVCPVEALRIYVAARPQGEGPLFVHLDSMAVTKREFLTVFHCALGLAGLPPNQYGVHSFQLGNYESGLSWVF; encoded by the exons ATGCAGAGAGCTAGGATCGAGCCGCCCGCTGCCCCTTCGCCTTTCTGGTCGCTGGTGGCACTGCTGCGGCAGGAGCCCGGCATGGGCTGGCTGCCGCGGGGTCTGGGCGGCAGCGCTGGGCAGCAAGGTCCCGGTGGAGTGGAGACGGGTAGCGGGGAAGGAGCGG ATGAACTCAGCTGGGCTCATCGGAAGAATCCCTTGGGCCCTAGGCCCCTGGAAGCTCTGCTGTTACTGGAGGACTCAAGAGACAGACACTTGTGGCACATCTACTATAAGGGCCTGAAGAATTTCCTTGCTTTTAGAGAAGGCATGGCTCTGTCTGCAGTCTGGCCAATTCCAGTGGATCAAGTGAAAGAGTTCTTGGTCAACATGGAGTCCCAGGATCTGCCTCctgcaaaaataataatgtataTGGAAGGATTGTCCTTCATCTCCAGAATGGTAGATCATCCTGATCCTCTTCAAGATCCTGTTATCTGTCACAGGATATCAGGGTTGAAACATAGGACTGGCCCTTCAAGTGATCAGTACTCTCCTGTAACTATTGAAGTATTAAGATCTCTGCTGGGGACTCTAGAGTCTGTGTGTAGCTCTCCTTATGAGTGTATACTGTTCCGTGCCATGTTTACTGTAGCTTTTTTTGGTGCACTCTGCATAGAAGAGATGGTGGCAAATCACCGACATAGAGTGCAGCCAGAGCTCCTGTACTTGAGTGACCTCCAGCTGACTGCAGGCAGTGCAAACCTTAGTTTACATACACCCTATATGGGCCAACAGAGAAATTTGATCCGACTGAGGTTCTCTAAAGAGATGTGGGTATGTCCTGTTGAAGCTCTCCGCATCTATGTGGCAGCACGGCCACAAGGAGAGGGCCCCCTCTTTGTGCACTTGGATAGTATGGCTGTGACAAAGAGGGAGTTCCTGACTGTCTTCCACTGTGCTCTTGGGCTTGCTGGACTCCCTCCAAACCAGTATGGTGTGCATTCCTTTCAGCTGGGGAACTATGAGAGTGGTCTCTCATGGGTATTCTGA
- the LOC136006496 gene encoding uncharacterized protein LOC136006496 — protein sequence MSYSDGAAAAPLPGPLAGPFWEMLALLAQEPGMGWLERALAGQADPFSRRSQGAAGGTAAVVHPGGSRQCGQRGSAGIGREFSCSRKHSLGPWPLKTLSLLECSGDGRLWQACLEGLKKFLVFRRSMGMSAAWPIPKEQVRGFLTVESLYSPSKALVYVAGLAYLSKLTGNSNPLGDPITHFMVIGLKRRAGILRDKYLPVTIEVLRSLLGALESVCITHYECLLFRALFTVAFFGALRIGEMVAKHRGILQPELLYLRDLQLMERRVAFHLRNSSMGQERHVISLGLSEEPWVCPVLAVQNYMIVRSQLEGPLFIHLDNTTVTRRDFLTVLRGALQLLGLCPEQYGVHSFWLGTAVTASRCGYPREDVTRLARWPCMVLDGP from the exons ATGTCGTACAGCGACGGCGCTGCGGCTGCGCCGCTTCCTGGGCCCCTTGCCGGTCCCTTCTGGGAGATGTTGGCGCTGCTGGCCCAGGAGCCGGGCATGGGATGGCTGGAGCGGGCCCTTGCTGGGCAGGCAGACCCCTTCTCGCGTCGCAGCCAAGGAGCAGCAGGCGGGACAGCGGCTGTGGTGCATCCCGGCGGCTCCCGGCAGTGCGGACAGCGCGGCAGTGCTGGGATCG GGAGGGAGTTCAGTTGCTCTCGAAAACATTCATTGGGACCTTGGCCTTTGAAGACTTTGTCACTGTTGGAGTGTTCAGGGGATGGTAGGCTTTGGCAAGCCTGCCTTGAAGGACTGAAGAAATTCCTTGTCTTTAGGAGAAGCATGGGAATGTCTGCAGCCTGGCCAATTCCAAAGGAGCAAGTTAGAGGATTTTTAACTGTGGAATCTCTTTATTCACCCTCAAAGGCACTGGTGTATGTGGCAGGACTGGCTTATTTATCAAAATTGACTGGTAACTCTAATCCTCTGGGAGATCCTATCACACATTTCATGGTGATAGGGCTGAAACGTCGAGCAGGCATCCTGAGGGATAAATACTTGCCTGTAACAATTGAGGTGTTGCGATCTCTCTTAGGTGCTCTGGAGTCTGTATGCATAACTCATTATGAATGCTTACTGTTTCGTGCATTATTTACTGTAGCTTTTTTTGGGGCACTTCGAATAGGAGAGATGGTTGCAAAGCACCGTGGTATATTGCAGCCTGAGCTACTGTACCTGAGGGACCTCCAGCTGATGGAGAGGAGAGTGGCGTTTCATCTGCGTAACTCTTCTATGGGTCAGGAGAGACATGTCATCAGCCTTGGGCTGTCTGAAGAGCCATGGGTGTGCCCTGTCCTGGCTGTCCAGAACTATATGATAGTTCGTTCACAGCTGGAAGGGCCACTCTTTATCCACTTGGATAATACAACTGTGACAAGGAGAGACTTCCTGACTGTCCTCCGAGGGGCCCTGCAGCTGTTGGGGCTGTGCCCAGAGCAGTATGGTGTGCATTCCTTCTGGCTGGGGACTGCTGTCACTGCTTCACGCTGTGGGTATCCAAGGGAAGATGTAACTCGCCTGGCAAGATGGCCCTGTATGGTCCTAGACGGACCATAG